One window from the genome of Leptospira broomii serovar Hurstbridge str. 5399 encodes:
- a CDS encoding hybrid sensor histidine kinase/response regulator — MAFTLLAGIMLAGFLLSFWTVRELEITGNRIHHTYEVISKIDFVKYLSRDLRLNSPNLRPKNQKELLNIIADLEVEEKLLRDLIKDNQLQTDQVVFLSTEIQNLKIQIRSVYNGQERGIAEVEKILSQMRNEELRLLEEKRAKRQSQIRITFILISILLLGTLSVILFSIQTIRKDIGEKKKITDRLIQSETRLLSILDGLPSAFTMLDKEGRILFHNQVFAKRFLSPTYENSLNLNVLFGPEKKKYISKMLETSINRLVPVEYELDLPTQDSMRTFHCINLPLLSVENEVYAICALFTDITVRKNYEDDLKKAKEEAEKANQAKSEFLAMMSHEIRTPMNGVIGMTELLLDSDLTGEKREYAEIIQKSGESLLSIINDILDYSKIESGTLRLESKEFSILETAEETLDLFRSSAAEKGIDLICHIDPNVPDIIIGDKLRLRQVLINLFGNSLKFTEKGEVFLSAEVSKKDKSFCTIRFSVRDTGIGIPKEKQKQLFNPFYQVDTSSTRKYGGTGLGLSISYRLIKMMGGRIWLESDVNKGTTFSFEIQAESVEQKNQVIPNINYPGLENRKILIIDDNATNLRILSHQLQILGLMTFSSSSKEEALSLLDLGILPELAILDYNLAGNNGVQIAQELRRRNFLFPLILLSSSILDIKEREIADQLFLRQLSKPVKKKELEQIVTEILITGTEKGKANRSSSYLEKQKDLLQSTYPFEVLIAEDNEINLSLAKRILQKLGYSPIVATNGKQVLNRLREAKFDVVLMDVHMPEMDGIQATQVIRNTWPQNEQPYIIAMTAAAMQGDREICLRAGMNDYVSKPIVFEELIHALRKAGNSIFA, encoded by the coding sequence TTGGCATTCACCTTGCTAGCTGGAATCATGCTAGCCGGATTTTTACTATCATTTTGGACAGTTAGAGAGCTGGAAATAACCGGAAATAGGATCCATCATACCTATGAAGTTATCAGTAAAATAGATTTTGTTAAATATCTCTCAAGGGATTTACGTCTCAACTCTCCCAATCTTCGCCCGAAAAATCAAAAAGAGCTTTTAAACATCATCGCGGATCTTGAAGTAGAGGAAAAGCTTTTGCGGGATCTAATCAAAGATAACCAACTGCAGACCGATCAAGTCGTCTTTCTCTCTACGGAAATTCAGAATTTAAAAATCCAAATCCGATCCGTTTATAACGGGCAGGAACGGGGAATCGCAGAAGTTGAAAAAATTCTTTCTCAAATGCGCAACGAAGAATTGCGCCTTCTTGAAGAGAAGAGAGCAAAAAGACAATCGCAGATTCGGATAACTTTCATCCTTATTTCCATTTTGCTGTTAGGCACCTTATCGGTAATCTTATTTAGCATTCAAACGATTCGAAAGGATATCGGCGAAAAAAAGAAGATTACCGATAGATTGATCCAAAGTGAAACTAGGCTTCTTTCGATACTCGACGGACTTCCTTCGGCATTTACAATGCTAGATAAGGAAGGAAGAATATTATTTCATAACCAGGTATTTGCCAAAAGGTTCCTCAGCCCGACCTATGAAAATTCTCTTAATTTAAACGTTCTCTTCGGACCGGAAAAAAAGAAGTATATTTCGAAAATGCTCGAAACGTCCATAAACAGATTAGTCCCGGTCGAATACGAATTAGATCTGCCTACTCAGGATTCTATGCGTACTTTTCATTGTATCAATTTGCCCCTATTAAGCGTCGAAAACGAAGTCTATGCCATCTGCGCCCTCTTTACGGATATCACAGTCAGAAAGAATTATGAAGACGATCTAAAAAAAGCGAAAGAAGAAGCGGAAAAGGCAAACCAGGCCAAGTCGGAATTTTTAGCAATGATGAGTCATGAAATTAGAACTCCGATGAACGGAGTAATCGGAATGACCGAACTTCTATTGGATTCCGATCTTACGGGGGAGAAGCGAGAATATGCCGAGATAATTCAGAAAAGCGGAGAAAGTCTATTAAGTATCATCAACGATATTTTAGACTATTCCAAGATCGAATCCGGCACCTTGCGCCTGGAATCGAAGGAATTTTCGATCCTTGAAACCGCCGAGGAAACATTGGATCTTTTTAGATCCAGCGCCGCGGAAAAAGGAATCGATTTGATATGCCATATCGATCCGAACGTTCCCGATATAATCATCGGGGATAAACTCAGACTCCGACAAGTATTGATCAACTTGTTCGGAAATTCCTTAAAGTTTACAGAAAAAGGGGAAGTTTTTTTATCTGCGGAAGTTTCTAAGAAAGACAAATCCTTCTGTACTATTCGCTTTTCCGTTCGCGATACGGGGATAGGAATTCCGAAGGAAAAGCAAAAGCAACTTTTCAATCCCTTTTACCAAGTGGATACTAGCTCAACTAGAAAATATGGAGGAACAGGATTAGGTCTATCCATATCGTATCGTTTAATTAAAATGATGGGCGGACGGATTTGGCTGGAGAGCGATGTCAATAAAGGGACCACTTTTTCCTTTGAAATACAAGCGGAAAGCGTCGAACAAAAAAACCAAGTCATACCTAATATAAATTATCCCGGATTAGAAAATCGAAAAATTCTAATAATCGACGATAATGCGACAAACCTTCGAATTCTTTCTCATCAGCTTCAAATATTGGGACTTATGACCTTCTCATCTTCTTCTAAGGAAGAAGCTTTATCCTTACTGGACTTGGGAATTCTACCCGAACTAGCGATACTGGATTATAATCTTGCGGGCAATAACGGAGTTCAAATCGCGCAAGAGCTAAGACGTAGGAATTTTCTCTTTCCGTTGATCTTACTTTCTTCCTCTATCTTGGATATAAAGGAGCGGGAAATCGCGGATCAACTTTTTCTAAGGCAATTGAGTAAACCCGTTAAGAAGAAAGAACTCGAACAAATCGTTACGGAAATTCTGATCACCGGAACCGAAAAAGGAAAAGCGAATCGATCCTCCTCTTACCTAGAAAAGCAAAAAGATTTACTGCAATCTACTTATCCCTTCGAAGTTTTGATAGCGGAAGATAATGAAATCAATCTTTCTTTGGCTAAGCGAATCCTACAAAAGTTAGGATATAGCCCGATCGTCGCAACTAATGGGAAACAGGTTTTGAATCGCCTTCGCGAGGCAAAATTCGACGTGGTTTTAATGGACGTACATATGCCCGAGATGGACGGCATCCAAGCCACTCAGGTAATTCGAAATACGTGGCCCCAAAATGAACAGCCTTACATTATCGCGATGACGGCGGCCGCTATGCAAGGAGACCGGGAAATCTGTCTGCGGGCAGGAATGAATGATTATGTTTCTAAACCCATCGTTTTCGAAGAACTCATTCATGCCCTCCGGAAAGCGGGAAACTCCATCTTCGCCTGA